One Polycladomyces zharkentensis genomic region harbors:
- a CDS encoding heterocycloanthracin/sonorensin family bacteriocin has protein sequence MDDFKKEIENLNVDDELIQSEVMPWEFEGEYDPALAQQCGRNCANCVRCANCVRCANCVRCANCVRCANCVRCANCFRCANCARCANCVRCGNCARCANCARCANCRR, from the coding sequence ATGGATGATTTCAAAAAGGAAATTGAAAATTTGAACGTTGACGACGAGTTGATCCAGAGCGAGGTGATGCCTTGGGAATTTGAAGGCGAGTACGATCCCGCCTTGGCTCAGCAATGTGGCCGAAACTGCGCCAACTGTGTCCGTTGTGCCAACTGTGTCCGCTGCGCCAACTGTGTCCGTTGTGCCAACTGTGTCCGTTGTGCCAACTGTGTCCGCTGCGCCAACTGCTTCCGTTGCGCCAACTGCGCTCGTTGCGCCAACTGTGTCCGCTGCGGCAACTGCGCTCGTTGCGCCAATTGTGCCCGTTGCGCTAATTGCCGTCGTTGA
- a CDS encoding iron-containing alcohol dehydrogenase: protein MENFVFHNPTKLIFGKGQLSALRTELADYGQNVLLVYGGGSIKRNGIYDRVMAILREMGKNVYELPGVEPNPRLSTVNKGIEICKRENIDFLLAVGGGSVIDCTKAIAIGARYDGDVWDIIMRRVNATSALPLGTVLTHAATGSEMNNISVITNWETKDKVGWSSPHVYPKFSILDPTHTFTVPKEQTVYGIVDMMSHVLEQYFSKSPNTPVLERFCESILRTIVETAPKLMEDLTNYEYRETIMYCGTLALNGLLAMGMAGDWGTHRIEHAVSAVYDIPHGGGLAILFPNWMKYALDEDEDVSRFTQLAIRVFDVDPAGKSDREVALEGIERLRAFWDSLGAPSRLADYGIDDSKLELMAEKSMIKGEFGRFKRMTKTDVLEVLRMSL from the coding sequence ATGGAGAACTTTGTTTTTCACAATCCGACGAAGCTGATTTTCGGAAAAGGGCAATTGTCCGCACTGCGAACCGAATTGGCTGATTATGGCCAAAATGTGTTGCTCGTCTACGGCGGGGGAAGCATCAAGCGAAACGGCATCTACGATCGCGTGATGGCCATCCTGCGGGAAATGGGGAAAAACGTGTACGAGCTGCCCGGTGTGGAACCCAATCCCCGTTTGAGTACGGTGAACAAAGGAATCGAGATCTGCAAACGGGAAAACATTGACTTCTTGTTGGCCGTGGGCGGCGGGAGTGTGATCGACTGTACCAAAGCGATTGCCATCGGCGCTCGCTATGACGGGGACGTTTGGGATATTATCATGCGTCGGGTGAATGCGACCTCGGCCTTGCCGTTGGGTACGGTGCTGACACATGCCGCGACCGGATCGGAGATGAACAACATCTCGGTGATCACCAACTGGGAGACAAAGGATAAAGTGGGTTGGAGCAGTCCCCATGTCTATCCGAAGTTTTCCATTCTCGATCCGACGCATACGTTTACGGTGCCCAAAGAGCAGACCGTATACGGCATTGTCGATATGATGTCGCACGTGCTGGAACAGTATTTCAGCAAGTCTCCCAACACGCCGGTGCTGGAGCGGTTCTGCGAATCCATCCTTCGCACGATCGTGGAGACCGCACCCAAGTTGATGGAAGATCTCACGAATTATGAGTACCGAGAGACGATCATGTATTGCGGCACGCTGGCATTGAACGGGTTGCTTGCCATGGGCATGGCCGGCGACTGGGGCACTCACCGGATTGAACACGCTGTCTCCGCGGTGTACGACATCCCTCACGGCGGCGGCTTGGCCATCCTGTTCCCCAACTGGATGAAATATGCGCTCGATGAAGATGAAGACGTTTCACGGTTCACGCAGTTGGCCATCCGCGTTTTCGATGTCGACCCCGCCGGAAAATCCGACCGGGAAGTGGCGCTGGAAGGCATCGAGCGCCTGCGGGCATTCTGGGATTCGCTCGGCGCACCGTCCCGCCTTGCTGACTATGGGATCGACGATTCGAAGTTGGAGCTGATGGCGGAAAAATCAATGATCAAAGGTGAATTCGGCAGGTTCAAACGGATGACGAAGACAGATGTGTTGGAAGTATTGCGAATGAGTTTGTGA